CACCGAGCAATAGCACATATAGGATTCCATTAATAACATATTGAATGTGGTATATTACCGGTAATGGCGGTCAGTAAATCACAACTGAGTACTCCGTGCCACAGGGAATTCGGTGAGTCAGCCACATAAGAACCACAAATGCGCACTAATTGCCGCCCAGCAAATGACAAAACCATGTACAAGATGCCAATCTGAATACTTGCGGTAATGCGAGTTCATATTCAAAGCGTCAAATTTCGATTCGAATGGCCAGCATATATCATTCGCTGGCCAGAACTCAAATGGAAAGCCACAGAATGTCGGCCCCAAATTGGAGCACAGATGGCTCAGTTGGTCCTGGGACAACAATATGGTGCTCATGGAGAGCTACTTCTTTTGTGCTTCGGTGCGACTGGGTGTCCTGGTCACTTGCATTGCAGCCACCGTGAGTTTAAACAATATAGAAGATGGTAGCCAATCTGAGCTGCTCTCATCCGGTTTTAGATAAAAAACACCATCTTCATGTGGCTGATATTCGCCGACGGAACATCTTTCCTGTTCTTCTTCATCAACGTTCTGGAAACCCATTATAGAACCAGCATGATTGTTAAGGAGTCCGTCACCTGGGTGGAACATTGTAAGTTCTTTGATAAGAACAAATATTCTAGCTGTAGAAACTATAAGTTCCTTTAAATTATATCAAATCTGTGAGTTATATAATTGTATGCCTAACAGATTCCAAGGAGCTCATGATGTTCATTCAACTCTACAGCTTTTGCCACATTGCAACTTGTGTTTCGGCGGCTTATGGTGCATATAAGGTCAGGTCTAGCATGTTTTTAATAGTAATATTATTCAGAagataattattattttcaatgcaGCTCAAGAAATACCACGTTATACCTTTGGCTATCTTCGAGTTCATTTACACAGTCCAGGTGGTTGTACTCGTAATTATAACGCTTCGGATTGCCAGACACATTGTGCCATTGGCCACCTTAATTCTGATGACCCTTGCCCTTTCATTTTACGCAAGTGAGCAAGTAAATTCGATTAGCCACATTTGTGTAAGATAACATTTTTCTTTTCAGTGCTTGTGGCCTATGACACATTGGCGTTGATTGCCTTCGTGCAAATAATGTTCCTGGTGCGGAGTCAACGATATATACGACTTTACGGTCCAGATCCTTTGAATCCTGTAACAAACGGAGTGCAACCCAATCACATGGCATCTAGAAATCCGATCTCACAACAGCCAATAATTATTTACGTAATGCCCAAAGCGGGGCAAAAATTA
This genomic stretch from Drosophila mauritiana strain mau12 chromosome 2L, ASM438214v1, whole genome shotgun sequence harbors:
- the LOC117135134 gene encoding uncharacterized protein LOC117135134, with amino-acid sequence MVLMESYFFCASVRLGVLVTCIAATIKNTIFMWLIFADGTSFLFFFINVLETHYRTSMIVKESVTWVEHYSKELMMFIQLYSFCHIATCVSAAYGAYKLKKYHVIPLAIFEFIYTVQVVVLVIITLRIARHIVPLATLILMTLALSFYAMLVAYDTLALIAFVQIMFLVRSQRYIRLYGPDPLNPVTNGVQPNHMASRNPISQQPIIIYVMPKAGQKLWDVPQSKWWQDEKTDVKVPQKANYEESSEFFQRQELLSKVLLRNAIKEDYLHKERVAI